A window of the Lactobacillus amylovorus DSM 20531 genome harbors these coding sequences:
- the gyrB gene encoding DNA topoisomerase (ATP-hydrolyzing) subunit B — protein sequence MADKSKENLDKVKKYEKEADKYNASQIQVLGGLEAVRKRPGMYIGSTSSQGLHHLVWEIIDNSIDERLAGFATKIEVTINEDGSVTVQDDGRGIPVDIQEKTGRPALETVFTVLHAGGKFGGGGYKVSGGLHGVGASVVNALSTKLDVTVMRDGKKYFIDFDHGRVKDEMKQIGTVPLSEHGTIVHFYPDPDIFTETTVFDDKILKNRIRELAFLNKGLTLTFTDKRKDSAETDVYKFEGGIKEYVAFLNKDQKVLFDDPIYVESTYNGIDVEVALQYTNGYKTTLMTFANNIHTYEGGMHEAGFKTALTRVVNDYAHKAKILKDKDDNLSGEDIREGMTAVVSVKHPNPQFEGQTKTKLGNSDARTAVDKSFSETFSRFLMENPSVGRKIVEKGQLAERARTAAKRAREVTRKKSGLEIANLPGKLADNTSNDPSISELFIVEGNSAGGSAKQGRSRLTQAILPIRGKILNVEKAAMDRILANQEIRSLFTALGTGFGADFDVSKARYHKLIIMTDADVDGAHIRTLLLTLFYNYMRPMIDKGYVYIARPPLYQVRQGKVVKYLDTDEELHDYLGSLQPSPKPVVQRYKGLGEMDPEQLWETTMNPENRRLDRVSPEYARDADAVFELLMGNEVAPRRSFIEKNAKYVENLDA from the coding sequence ATTTAGTGTGGGAAATTATTGATAACAGTATTGACGAACGACTTGCTGGTTTTGCCACCAAGATCGAGGTTACTATCAACGAAGATGGCAGCGTTACTGTTCAAGATGATGGTCGTGGTATTCCTGTGGATATCCAAGAAAAAACTGGTCGTCCAGCACTTGAAACTGTCTTCACTGTTCTTCACGCCGGCGGTAAATTTGGCGGTGGCGGATATAAAGTTTCAGGTGGTTTGCACGGTGTAGGTGCTTCAGTTGTTAACGCCTTATCCACAAAGCTTGATGTTACTGTTATGCGTGATGGCAAGAAGTACTTCATTGACTTTGATCACGGTCGTGTAAAGGATGAGATGAAACAAATCGGTACGGTTCCACTTAGTGAACACGGTACTATCGTTCACTTTTACCCAGATCCTGATATCTTTACCGAAACTACTGTCTTTGACGACAAGATTTTAAAGAACAGAATTCGTGAATTAGCCTTTTTGAACAAAGGATTAACACTTACCTTTACTGATAAGCGTAAAGATAGTGCAGAAACCGATGTTTACAAGTTTGAAGGTGGTATCAAAGAATACGTTGCCTTTTTGAACAAGGACCAAAAAGTATTGTTTGATGATCCTATCTATGTGGAAAGCACTTATAACGGTATCGACGTTGAAGTAGCTTTGCAATATACAAATGGCTATAAGACAACGTTAATGACCTTCGCTAACAACATTCACACCTATGAAGGCGGGATGCACGAAGCTGGATTTAAGACCGCTTTAACGCGTGTGGTTAACGACTATGCCCACAAGGCTAAGATCTTAAAGGACAAAGATGATAATCTTTCTGGTGAAGATATTCGTGAAGGGATGACTGCAGTTGTTTCAGTTAAGCACCCTAATCCACAATTCGAAGGTCAGACTAAGACCAAGCTGGGTAACTCAGATGCTAGAACTGCTGTTGACAAGTCATTCTCTGAAACCTTTAGCCGCTTTTTAATGGAAAACCCATCAGTTGGGCGTAAGATTGTAGAAAAAGGTCAACTAGCAGAACGTGCTAGAACTGCTGCTAAGCGTGCGCGTGAAGTAACGCGTAAAAAGTCTGGTTTGGAAATTGCCAACTTGCCAGGTAAGCTGGCTGACAACACCAGTAACGATCCAAGCATTTCAGAATTGTTCATCGTCGAAGGTAACTCAGCCGGTGGTTCCGCAAAGCAAGGTAGATCTCGTTTGACTCAAGCTATTTTGCCAATCAGAGGTAAGATCTTGAATGTGGAAAAAGCTGCAATGGATCGAATTTTGGCTAACCAAGAAATTAGATCTTTATTCACAGCTTTAGGCACAGGCTTCGGCGCAGACTTCGATGTTTCAAAGGCACGTTATCACAAGTTGATTATCATGACTGATGCCGATGTCGATGGTGCCCACATTAGAACTCTTCTTTTAACACTGTTCTACAACTACATGCGTCCAATGATCGACAAGGGATATGTTTATATCGCTCGTCCACCTCTGTACCAAGTTCGTCAAGGCAAGGTTGTTAAATATCTTGATACTGACGAAGAATTGCACGACTACTTAGGCAGCTTGCAACCAAGTCCAAAGCCAGTAGTTCAACGTTACAAGGGGTTAGGTGAAATGGACCCAGAACAACTTTGGGAAACAACCATGAATCCTGAAAACAGACGATTAGATCGTGTAAGTCCTGAATATGCTAGAGATGCCGATGCGGTCTTTGAACTTTTGATGGGTAATGAAGTTGCACCTAGACGTAGCTTTATTGAAAAGAACGCCAAGTATGTAGAAAACCTAGATGCGTAG